A single region of the Candidatus Hadarchaeales archaeon genome encodes:
- a CDS encoding Ku protein, whose product MPRAIWRGAISFGLVNIPVKLYKATRDKSISFHLIHKECKTPVKYKKWCTKCQKELADEELVKAFELAKDKFIEVTEEELEGIKVKSTKIIEISNFIEIRDIDVTYFSEHYYVAPEEGGERAYGLLFHALAETGSAALGKLTLRNKEYPVVIRPGQNCLHLTLLHYFDEIVPTDELTEIQRIPETSDRERDLAKKLIEQMKGEFRPEELKDAYREALLELIRGKAEGAAIKLEKPAEAPTTVDLMKALEESLRIAEKKKVTEV is encoded by the coding sequence ATGCCTAGAGCAATTTGGAGAGGAGCAATATCTTTCGGTCTCGTCAACATACCCGTCAAGCTTTACAAAGCAACGAGAGACAAGTCTATCTCATTTCATCTAATTCACAAGGAGTGCAAAACACCGGTAAAATACAAGAAGTGGTGCACAAAATGCCAGAAAGAACTTGCAGACGAAGAACTCGTAAAGGCATTCGAGCTTGCTAAAGATAAGTTTATCGAAGTAACAGAAGAAGAATTGGAAGGTATTAAAGTTAAAAGCACAAAAATCATTGAAATTTCGAATTTCATTGAAATTAGAGACATAGACGTGACTTACTTCTCTGAGCATTACTACGTCGCTCCCGAGGAGGGTGGAGAGAGAGCTTATGGATTGCTTTTCCATGCTCTCGCAGAGACAGGGTCCGCTGCTCTCGGGAAGCTCACCCTTCGGAATAAAGAATATCCGGTTGTGATAAGGCCCGGACAGAACTGTCTTCATCTAACCCTTCTTCACTATTTCGACGAAATCGTTCCTACAGATGAACTGACAGAAATCCAGAGAATTCCGGAAACCTCGGATAGGGAAAGAGATCTTGCTAAAAAGCTGATAGAGCAGATGAAAGGAGAATTTAGACCAGAGGAACTTAAAGATGCATACCGGGAAGCGTTGCTCGAATTGATCAGAGGAAAGGCTGAAGGAGCTGCTATAAAACTTGAGAAACCGGCCGAAGCACCGACAACCGTGGAT
- a CDS encoding DUF5615 family PIN-like protein, which yields MPETTVLLDEMYMGLKPFLQVLGWNVLTVDDVGLRGASDVEVVEFASKQGYILVSQEPRVGELARLKNVPCVVVGLADIAKVIDARLREIKK from the coding sequence ATGCCGGAAACGACCGTGCTGCTTGACGAAATGTACATGGGGCTTAAGCCCTTCCTACAAGTCCTCGGCTGGAATGTTTTAACAGTTGACGATGTTGGTCTCAGAGGAGCTTCAGATGTTGAAGTTGTGGAGTTTGCATCAAAGCAAGGATATATATTGGTTTCTCAGGAGCCCAGAGTTGGGGAACTTGCGAGGCTTAAGAATGTTCCGTGTGTTGTCGTGGGTCTAGCGGACATCGCAAAGGTGATAGACGCTAGGTTGCGCGAGATAAAAAAATAG
- a CDS encoding 4Fe-4S dicluster domain-containing protein, with amino-acid sequence MHKILPKENLRNFFEKLKELGEVHAPVRRGTIFAFSKIESVEQIEFSYVRTMIPPKKYFIQTCEEILRFTPDKGYSPVTTETKKVVLFGVHACDINAIKILDNVFLEEPVDLFYEERRKNTFIVGISCEPDDFCFCKSVGADSVQDNYDLFLYDLGDRYLIDTGSRAGEEFLLSLNLQNPTSTDFEVLRKMLSERDLKFKKTLNAQGLAQIVDSNPSSEVWGRYAEKCLACGGCTLVCPTCRCYSIDEFRDLSLEKSTRTRRWDSCFLRSHALVAGGLNFRPTRLDRFRHRYNCKSSIEWKSGGLFCVGCGRCSAFCPAGIDHVEVLNNLVHLSVMTI; translated from the coding sequence ATGCACAAGATACTCCCGAAAGAGAATTTGAGAAATTTTTTTGAAAAGCTGAAAGAGCTTGGAGAGGTGCACGCTCCCGTTAGACGCGGAACTATCTTCGCTTTTTCCAAGATAGAGTCCGTTGAACAAATCGAGTTTTCTTACGTAAGAACGATGATACCACCAAAAAAATATTTCATTCAGACTTGTGAGGAGATCCTTAGGTTTACGCCGGATAAGGGTTATTCTCCGGTTACTACGGAAACTAAAAAAGTGGTTTTGTTTGGTGTTCATGCTTGCGATATTAATGCGATTAAAATTCTAGACAATGTGTTTTTGGAAGAGCCGGTCGATCTCTTTTATGAGGAGAGGAGAAAAAACACATTTATAGTTGGGATTTCATGCGAACCAGACGATTTTTGCTTCTGTAAATCTGTGGGTGCTGACTCTGTTCAGGATAATTATGATCTTTTTTTGTACGACCTCGGGGATAGATACCTCATCGATACGGGAAGCAGAGCAGGTGAGGAGTTTCTTTTAAGTCTTAACCTGCAGAATCCGACTTCTACGGATTTTGAAGTCTTAAGAAAAATGCTTTCTGAGCGTGATCTGAAGTTCAAAAAAACTCTTAATGCTCAGGGTCTTGCGCAGATAGTAGACTCGAACCCATCTAGCGAGGTGTGGGGGAGATATGCTGAAAAATGTCTTGCCTGTGGAGGATGTACTCTCGTTTGTCCAACTTGTCGCTGTTATTCGATCGATGAGTTTAGAGATCTCTCGCTTGAAAAAAGCACAAGGACGAGAAGGTGGGATTCATGCTTTCTGAGAAGCCATGCTCTGGTTGCCGGTGGCTTAAACTTCCGTCCAACAAGGCTCGACAGATTTAGGCACAGATACAACTGTAAGAGTTCGATCGAGTGGAAATCTGGTGGACTCTTTTGTGTTGGATGTGGAAGATGCAGCGCCTTTTGTCCGGCGGGAATTGACCATGTGGAAGTTTTAAACAACCTTGTGCATCTTTCGGTGATGACGATATGA